In a genomic window of Aggregatimonas sangjinii:
- a CDS encoding sugar porter family MFS transporter: protein MNSKLFRISMTAALSGFLFGFDTVVISGANLPIRELWDTSPLFHGVFIMSMALWGTVIGSLLGGIPCDKLGRKKTLFWIGVLYAASALGSALAADPYLFSFFRFIGGLGVGASSVAAPIYISEISTKENRGKLGGLYQFMLVLGILIAFISNYLLQGVGGENDWRWMLGVEAIPAIIYTLMVLSIPNSPRWLAITKKDDAGALKTLAMLTSPDEAKEKLQEIKNLNPVSIVKEKLFSGKYKTPLLLAFLLAFFNQLSGINFVLYYAPEILERAGLAAQESLFSSISIGIVNLIFTFVGIRLLDKWGRKQLMKIGSLGYIISLATVGWCFYSGASSMVLLTFVLVFIASHAIGQGAVIWVFISEIFPNKVRAYGQSWGTGTHWVFAAIITLITPVFLDADEGIFKDNPWPIFIFFAGMMVLQLLFVLFMMPETKGVSLEDLEKKLSR, encoded by the coding sequence ATGAATTCTAAACTTTTTCGCATTTCAATGACCGCTGCGCTATCCGGTTTCCTTTTCGGATTCGATACCGTGGTCATTAGCGGGGCCAACTTGCCCATTAGGGAATTATGGGATACCTCACCACTTTTTCATGGGGTTTTTATCATGTCCATGGCCCTTTGGGGAACCGTAATCGGCTCTTTGCTGGGCGGTATACCTTGCGATAAGTTAGGGCGTAAGAAAACCCTGTTTTGGATCGGTGTCCTCTATGCCGCCTCGGCGCTAGGCTCAGCCCTCGCAGCAGACCCCTATCTATTTTCCTTTTTCAGGTTTATCGGCGGTCTCGGTGTTGGTGCCTCATCTGTAGCCGCACCCATCTACATATCGGAGATTTCGACCAAAGAGAATCGAGGAAAATTGGGTGGGTTATATCAGTTCATGTTGGTTTTGGGAATCCTTATCGCCTTTATTTCCAATTATTTGCTTCAAGGTGTTGGAGGCGAAAATGACTGGCGTTGGATGCTAGGGGTCGAGGCCATTCCCGCCATCATCTATACCTTAATGGTTTTAAGTATTCCCAACAGTCCGAGATGGTTGGCCATAACCAAAAAAGATGATGCGGGCGCATTAAAGACACTTGCGATGCTAACATCTCCCGATGAAGCGAAAGAAAAGCTCCAAGAAATCAAGAACTTGAACCCGGTGAGCATCGTAAAGGAAAAACTGTTCTCCGGAAAATATAAGACTCCCTTGTTATTGGCGTTTTTACTCGCCTTTTTCAATCAACTTTCAGGCATCAACTTTGTCCTGTACTACGCTCCGGAGATTTTGGAAAGAGCTGGCCTAGCTGCCCAAGAGTCGTTGTTCAGTTCAATTTCCATTGGAATCGTAAACCTGATATTCACCTTCGTAGGCATCCGCCTTCTCGATAAATGGGGCAGAAAACAGCTGATGAAAATAGGTTCATTAGGCTATATCATAAGTCTTGCCACGGTGGGTTGGTGTTTTTACTCAGGGGCCAGCTCAATGGTGTTGCTGACCTTTGTGCTCGTCTTTATCGCTTCGCATGCCATAGGACAAGGCGCAGTCATATGGGTCTTTATTTCGGAGATTTTCCCCAATAAGGTACGTGCCTACGGACAGTCTTGGGGAACGGGAACACATTGGGTCTTTGCTGCCATAATAACATTGATAACCCCCGTGTTCCTTGATGCCGATGAAGGCATATTCAAGGACAACCCTTGGCCTATCTTTATCTTCTTTGCGGGGATGATGGTACTGCAATTGCTATTTGTACTTTTTATGATGCCCGAGACCAAAGGAGTCTCATTGGAAGATTTGGAAAAGAAACTTAGCCGCTGA
- a CDS encoding 2-oxoglutarate dehydrogenase E1 component, giving the protein MDKYSFLNAAHTSFFAETYDKYLTNPDAVEPSWRAFFQGFDFGTESAMDGLEAVEANGILELPSGSVAGIPESLRKEFQVIRLIDGYRSRGHLFTKTNPVRERRKYEPTLDIENFGLEKSDMSTVFEAGEILGIGASTLEKIISHLQRIYCDATGVEYMYIRKPERVQWIQDWLNANDNHPRLDANKKKHILKKLNQAVSFETFLHTKYVGQKRFSLEGNESLIPALDAIVERAAEMGVEQFVMGMAHRGRLNVLTNIFGKAAKDIFSEFDGKDYEQEIFDGDVKYHLGWTSDRKSQSGAKIKMNIAPNPSHLETVGAVVEGISRAKQDAHFPDDFSKVLPIVVHGDAAIAGQGLVYEVVQMANLDGYKTNGTIHIVVNNQIGFTTNYLDARSSTYCTDVGKVTLSPVMHVNSDDPEAVVHAALFALEYRMRFNRDVFIDLLGYRKYGHNEGDEPRFTQPNLYKAIAKHKNPRDIYAERLMAEGIIDSGFVKKLEAEYKDSLETELEDSRKEDKTIITPFMADEWKGFENVREWEMMDAVDTTYDKKKLTHIAKVITELPDGKKFLRKVEKLVKDRKKMYFETDKLDWAMGELLAYGSLLEEGFGVRMSGQDVERGTFSHRHAVMKVEESEEEVLLLNHINDKQGNFQIYNSLLSEYGVVGFDYGYAMASPNTLTIWEAQFGDFSNGAQIMIDQYISAAEDKWKLQNGLVMLLPHGYEGQGAEHSSARMERYLQLCARDNMYIADVTTPAQMFHILRRQLKANFRKPLIIFTPKSLLRHPLAVSSADELATGSFQEVIDDASATAKKVKSLVFCTGKFYYDLLAAKEEHERDDVALVRIEQLFPLPSDQMKAIIKKYKNADDLVWAQEEPRNMGAWSHLQMHFDDVRNFRVASRRFYASPAAGSAVRSKRRHQQVIDYVFDKTKDNMNRNN; this is encoded by the coding sequence ATGGATAAATATTCCTTTTTGAACGCGGCGCATACTTCTTTTTTCGCGGAGACCTACGACAAGTACTTGACCAACCCCGATGCTGTAGAACCAAGCTGGAGAGCTTTTTTTCAGGGATTCGATTTCGGTACTGAAAGTGCTATGGATGGATTGGAGGCGGTCGAGGCGAACGGAATCCTAGAATTGCCGAGCGGCTCGGTGGCAGGCATTCCCGAGTCATTGCGAAAAGAGTTTCAGGTCATCCGCCTGATTGACGGGTACCGATCCCGGGGTCATTTGTTTACAAAAACCAACCCGGTACGGGAACGTCGCAAATATGAACCTACCTTGGATATCGAGAACTTCGGACTCGAAAAAAGCGATATGTCTACCGTTTTCGAGGCCGGGGAAATTCTAGGTATCGGAGCGAGCACCTTGGAGAAGATCATCAGCCATTTGCAGCGTATCTATTGCGACGCTACCGGTGTCGAATACATGTACATCAGAAAACCAGAGCGGGTACAATGGATTCAGGATTGGTTGAATGCCAACGATAACCATCCAAGACTTGATGCGAACAAGAAAAAACATATTCTCAAAAAATTGAACCAGGCGGTTTCTTTCGAGACTTTTCTGCATACTAAATATGTCGGGCAAAAACGGTTTTCCTTGGAAGGAAATGAATCGTTGATTCCGGCACTCGATGCCATAGTCGAACGCGCTGCCGAAATGGGAGTGGAGCAGTTTGTTATGGGAATGGCACATCGGGGGCGATTAAATGTATTGACCAACATTTTCGGGAAGGCCGCCAAGGATATTTTTAGCGAGTTCGACGGCAAGGACTACGAGCAGGAGATTTTTGACGGCGACGTAAAGTATCATTTAGGCTGGACCAGCGATCGCAAATCCCAAAGCGGCGCAAAAATCAAAATGAACATCGCTCCCAACCCATCGCATTTGGAAACAGTTGGAGCGGTGGTCGAAGGTATAAGTCGTGCCAAACAGGATGCACATTTTCCGGACGATTTTTCCAAAGTATTACCCATCGTAGTGCATGGTGACGCTGCCATTGCCGGTCAGGGTCTGGTCTATGAAGTGGTGCAGATGGCGAATCTCGATGGCTATAAGACAAACGGTACCATACACATTGTCGTAAACAATCAAATCGGATTTACGACCAACTATTTGGATGCAAGATCCTCTACCTACTGTACCGACGTTGGGAAGGTCACTCTAAGCCCTGTCATGCATGTAAATTCAGATGATCCCGAGGCCGTGGTTCATGCGGCGCTTTTCGCCCTAGAATACCGAATGCGTTTTAATAGGGATGTTTTTATCGATTTATTGGGTTATCGTAAGTACGGGCATAACGAAGGTGATGAACCGCGATTCACGCAGCCCAATCTATATAAGGCAATAGCCAAGCATAAAAACCCAAGGGATATCTATGCCGAACGTTTAATGGCCGAAGGTATTATCGATAGCGGTTTTGTAAAAAAATTGGAAGCGGAGTACAAAGATTCTTTGGAGACCGAATTGGAAGATTCCCGAAAAGAAGACAAAACCATTATAACTCCCTTTATGGCAGATGAGTGGAAGGGATTTGAAAATGTGCGGGAATGGGAAATGATGGATGCTGTAGATACTACCTATGACAAAAAAAAATTGACGCATATCGCCAAAGTGATTACGGAATTACCCGACGGCAAAAAGTTTTTACGAAAGGTCGAAAAGCTGGTGAAAGATCGTAAAAAGATGTACTTCGAAACCGATAAGCTCGATTGGGCCATGGGCGAATTGCTGGCTTACGGGAGTCTATTGGAAGAAGGTTTCGGGGTACGTATGTCCGGTCAGGACGTAGAACGCGGTACGTTCTCGCATCGGCATGCCGTAATGAAGGTCGAAGAGAGCGAGGAAGAGGTGCTTTTGCTCAACCATATCAACGACAAACAAGGCAATTTTCAAATATACAATTCGCTGCTATCGGAATACGGCGTTGTTGGTTTCGATTATGGGTATGCCATGGCGAGTCCGAATACGCTAACGATATGGGAAGCGCAATTCGGTGATTTCAGCAATGGTGCCCAGATCATGATCGATCAGTATATCTCCGCCGCTGAGGATAAATGGAAATTACAGAACGGATTGGTAATGTTGTTGCCACACGGATACGAGGGTCAAGGTGCAGAACACTCCTCGGCACGTATGGAACGTTACCTGCAATTGTGTGCAAGGGATAATATGTATATTGCCGATGTGACCACTCCGGCACAAATGTTTCATATCCTAAGGCGCCAACTAAAGGCCAATTTTCGAAAGCCTTTGATCATCTTTACGCCTAAAAGCCTGTTGAGGCATCCGTTGGCAGTCTCAAGTGCCGACGAATTGGCAACAGGAAGTTTTCAGGAGGTGATCGATGATGCATCCGCCACCGCGAAAAAGGTAAAAAGCTTGGTGTTTTGTACCGGTAAGTTTTACTATGACCTATTGGCGGCAAAAGAGGAGCACGAGCGGGACGATGTGGCATTGGTACGGATAGAGCAATTGTTCCCCTTGCCGTCGGACCAAATGAAGGCGATTATTAAAAAATACAAGAATGCTGATGATTTGGTATGGGCGCAGGAAGAACCAAGAAACATGGGTGCGTGGAGCCATCTGCAAATGCATTTTGACGATGTCCGAAATTTTAGGGTGGCATCAAGACGTTTTTATGCATCACCGGCAGCGGGCAGTGCCGTACGTTCCAAAAGAAGGCATCAACAGGTCATCGATTATGTTTTCGATAAGACCAAGGACAATATGAATCGAAACAACTAA
- a CDS encoding DegT/DnrJ/EryC1/StrS family aminotransferase, translated as MRKIQMVDLGGQYRGIQEQVNAAITSVMETSAFINGPEVHAFQKELEAYLGVKHVIPCGNGTDALQIAMMGLGLEPGDEVITADFTFAATVEVIALLQLTPVLVDVDPETFNIDVAAIERSITPKTKAIVPVHLFGQCAPMDAILALAEKHDLYVIEDNAQAIGANHTFSDGRKQKAGTIGHVGSTSFFPSKNLGAYGDGGAIFTNDDDLAHTLRGIVNHGMYERYHHDVIGVNSRLDSIQAAVLRAKLPKLDNYCNRRRAAARKYSRAFSGQPNITVPKTVNGCEGICSTCDCHVFHQYTLKITNGKRDGLVAHLSENGIPCGVYYPIPLHRQKAYADARYDENDFPVTNQLIKEVISLPMHTELDDEQIAFITKTVIDFVIE; from the coding sequence ATGAGGAAAATCCAGATGGTCGATCTTGGAGGTCAGTACAGGGGCATTCAAGAGCAAGTAAATGCCGCTATAACTAGTGTTATGGAAACTTCGGCCTTTATAAACGGTCCGGAAGTACATGCTTTTCAGAAAGAACTTGAGGCGTACTTAGGAGTAAAGCACGTGATACCATGTGGCAATGGAACCGACGCGTTACAAATCGCCATGATGGGACTTGGTCTTGAACCGGGTGACGAGGTCATCACCGCCGACTTTACCTTCGCGGCAACCGTTGAGGTGATTGCCCTCTTGCAACTTACCCCGGTACTAGTAGATGTCGACCCGGAGACGTTTAATATCGATGTGGCCGCCATCGAGAGGTCCATAACCCCGAAGACCAAGGCAATTGTTCCCGTACATCTGTTCGGTCAATGCGCCCCTATGGATGCGATTTTAGCCTTGGCCGAAAAGCATGACCTCTATGTTATCGAGGACAATGCCCAAGCCATTGGTGCGAATCATACGTTTAGCGACGGTCGCAAACAAAAGGCGGGTACCATAGGCCATGTGGGCTCTACTTCTTTTTTCCCATCCAAAAATTTAGGCGCCTACGGCGATGGTGGTGCCATCTTCACAAACGATGACGACCTTGCCCATACCTTAAGGGGAATCGTGAACCATGGGATGTATGAACGGTATCACCACGATGTCATTGGTGTAAATTCAAGGTTAGATTCTATTCAAGCCGCCGTTTTGCGGGCCAAATTGCCAAAATTAGACAATTATTGCAATCGACGCAGAGCCGCTGCCAGAAAATATTCTCGGGCCTTTTCAGGACAACCCAATATCACAGTGCCGAAGACCGTAAATGGCTGTGAGGGCATTTGCAGTACATGCGACTGTCACGTCTTTCATCAATATACGTTAAAGATAACCAATGGAAAACGGGACGGGTTGGTCGCACACTTGAGCGAAAACGGAATACCTTGCGGGGTTTACTATCCCATACCCTTGCATCGTCAAAAAGCGTACGCTGACGCGCGTTATGACGAGAATGATTTTCCGGTGACCAATCAGTTGATAAAGGAAGTCATCTCTTTGCCCATGCATACAGAACTTGATGACGAACAGATTGCTTTTATTACGAAAACCGTCATTGATTTTGTAATTGAATGA
- a CDS encoding metal-dependent hydrolase family protein — protein sequence MKKLLALAVLFGAVSVNAQDIYLQCGSIVDTETGKISKEKTIVVSGKTIKSIQDGFVGGSEEDTIIDLKNKTVLPGFIDMHVHIEGESSPTRYLDRFTKNPADVAFQSTVYAERTLMAGFTTVRDLGGSGVNIALRNAIEKGIVKGPRIFTAGKTIASTGGHGDPTNGMREDLRGDPGPKEGVVNSPEDAKKAVRQRYKDGSDVIKITATGGVMSVAKNGQNPQFTIEEIKAITATAGDYGMLTAAHAHGDEGMRRAVLGGIKTIEHGTLMSEETMDLMVENNTYLVPTISAGKAAAKMADIPGFLPPVVAKKAREIGPVSQITFGKAYNKGVPIAFGTDAGVSPHGENGKEFGFMHEAGMPIMKTIQAATVTNAGLLDMANELGQLKVGFLADIVAVAEDPTKNVATLENVVFVMKEGIIYKE from the coding sequence ATGAAAAAACTACTTGCATTGGCCGTCCTCTTCGGGGCAGTATCAGTAAACGCTCAGGACATATATCTTCAATGTGGAAGCATCGTTGATACCGAAACCGGTAAAATATCAAAGGAAAAAACCATTGTGGTTTCCGGGAAAACCATAAAAAGTATTCAGGACGGATTCGTTGGTGGTTCAGAGGAAGACACGATCATCGACCTGAAAAACAAGACCGTACTGCCGGGCTTTATCGATATGCATGTTCATATTGAAGGGGAGTCGAGCCCCACGAGATACTTAGACCGCTTTACCAAAAACCCGGCCGATGTTGCCTTTCAATCGACCGTTTACGCCGAGCGTACGCTCATGGCCGGTTTTACTACCGTTCGTGATTTAGGCGGTTCAGGGGTGAATATCGCATTGCGCAACGCCATTGAAAAGGGTATCGTTAAAGGCCCCCGAATTTTTACGGCGGGCAAGACTATAGCCTCTACAGGAGGTCATGGCGACCCTACGAATGGCATGCGGGAGGATCTTCGTGGCGACCCGGGCCCAAAGGAGGGAGTCGTTAATTCTCCCGAAGATGCGAAAAAAGCTGTGCGCCAGCGTTATAAAGATGGATCTGACGTCATCAAGATTACGGCTACGGGTGGAGTGATGAGCGTTGCCAAAAACGGACAAAATCCGCAGTTTACCATCGAAGAGATTAAAGCGATTACCGCCACGGCTGGGGACTACGGTATGCTTACCGCAGCGCATGCCCATGGTGATGAAGGCATGCGCCGTGCCGTTTTGGGAGGTATAAAAACAATAGAGCATGGTACTTTGATGAGCGAGGAGACGATGGATCTAATGGTCGAAAATAACACGTATTTGGTGCCAACTATTTCAGCGGGAAAGGCTGCTGCGAAAATGGCCGATATACCAGGTTTTCTACCTCCGGTGGTAGCAAAAAAAGCTCGAGAGATTGGCCCGGTGAGCCAGATTACCTTTGGAAAAGCTTATAATAAAGGTGTGCCGATAGCCTTTGGTACCGATGCCGGAGTTTCTCCCCACGGTGAAAACGGGAAGGAATTCGGATTTATGCATGAGGCCGGGATGCCGATTATGAAAACGATTCAAGCGGCGACCGTGACCAATGCGGGCCTTTTGGATATGGCTAACGAATTGGGTCAATTGAAGGTAGGCTTTCTTGCTGATATCGTTGCGGTCGCAGAAGACCCAACAAAAAATGTGGCGACACTTGAGAATGTGGTCTTTGTGATGAAAGAAGGGATTATTTATAAAGAGTAA
- a CDS encoding alpha-ketoglutarate decarboxylase, protein MNVSRLSQRAIVFCMLCMMCSGAALAQNTTLKSPFWSRVRFGGGIGIGFNNAGFNGAISPTAYYQVSNSFAAGVGLNGIYSKVNDSKLTAYGGSLAALYHPIHFLQISGEFEQLRVNRSLGGFSSSAWVPALFLGIGYRTQFATVGIRYDVLYDDERSIYLNPWAPFVRFYF, encoded by the coding sequence ATGAACGTTAGTCGATTATCGCAACGGGCAATAGTTTTCTGTATGCTTTGCATGATGTGTTCGGGTGCCGCCCTTGCACAAAACACAACACTTAAAAGCCCTTTTTGGAGCAGGGTACGTTTTGGCGGCGGTATTGGTATCGGCTTCAATAACGCCGGTTTTAATGGTGCGATTTCGCCCACCGCCTATTATCAAGTAAGCAATAGTTTCGCCGCGGGCGTAGGACTAAATGGTATCTACTCTAAAGTGAACGACAGCAAACTGACCGCGTATGGAGGAAGTCTTGCCGCGCTTTACCACCCTATCCATTTTCTTCAGATTTCAGGAGAATTCGAACAACTTCGTGTAAACCGTTCTTTGGGTGGTTTCAGCAGTAGCGCCTGGGTACCGGCCCTGTTTTTGGGTATCGGTTACCGCACTCAGTTCGCAACTGTAGGTATTCGCTACGATGTCCTGTACGATGATGAGCGAAGTATTTACCTCAACCCTTGGGCACCTTTTGTGCGGTTCTATTTTTAA
- a CDS encoding 3-deoxy-D-manno-octulosonic acid transferase — MHFIYNLIVQISWFHLKVVALFHPKIKLFVTGRKNAMGVLKQAFSKGDNVIWMHVASLGEFEQGLPVIEKLKEAYANHKILITFFSPSGYEIKKDTSVADTVVYLPMDSRKNVTEFLDVVAPSLAIFVKYEIWPNYLRALRGRKIPAILISAIFNEKQIYFKGYGGFMRKALSSFSHYFVQNDISASLLKSVGITEVTVCGDTRLDRVSEILERDNHLDFMEDFKQDRSCFVAGSTWPEDEAILIDYINHSPKNLKFVLAPHTIKIDKILGLAGALTKKTALYSKRANQDLADYDVLIIDHIGLLTKVYSYADFAYVGGGFATGLHNTLEPAVFGVPVIIGPNYHGFQEAEALVALKGILPIGDKWSFGELMKRLLDNPELRKKTGEINATYITKNKGASVQIMQYIRTLI, encoded by the coding sequence GTGCACTTCATTTATAATCTGATCGTACAGATTTCTTGGTTCCACTTGAAAGTAGTGGCGCTTTTTCATCCTAAAATAAAACTCTTCGTTACAGGTAGAAAGAATGCCATGGGCGTTTTAAAGCAGGCCTTTTCGAAAGGAGATAATGTCATCTGGATGCATGTGGCCTCTTTAGGAGAATTTGAGCAGGGACTTCCCGTCATAGAGAAATTGAAGGAAGCCTATGCAAACCACAAAATTCTTATTACCTTTTTTTCACCTTCCGGTTATGAAATAAAGAAAGACACCTCAGTTGCCGACACAGTGGTATACCTACCCATGGATAGCCGAAAAAACGTCACCGAATTTCTGGATGTCGTAGCACCCTCCCTGGCGATTTTTGTGAAATATGAGATTTGGCCCAATTATCTACGGGCATTACGGGGCAGAAAGATACCGGCCATCCTGATTTCAGCGATTTTTAACGAAAAACAGATTTATTTTAAGGGATATGGAGGTTTTATGCGGAAGGCACTTTCCTCATTTTCGCACTACTTTGTACAGAACGACATCTCTGCCTCCTTATTGAAATCTGTAGGAATTACTGAGGTTACCGTTTGTGGTGACACCCGTTTGGATAGGGTTTCCGAAATTCTGGAGAGGGACAACCATCTAGATTTCATGGAAGACTTCAAGCAAGACCGCAGCTGCTTTGTAGCAGGAAGCACTTGGCCGGAAGATGAAGCCATTTTAATCGATTACATCAACCACTCGCCTAAGAACCTGAAATTCGTTTTGGCCCCGCATACTATTAAAATTGACAAGATTTTAGGGTTGGCCGGTGCGTTGACCAAAAAGACCGCATTGTATTCCAAACGCGCTAACCAAGATTTGGCGGACTACGATGTACTGATCATCGACCATATCGGGTTATTGACAAAAGTATACAGCTACGCCGATTTTGCCTATGTGGGTGGTGGGTTCGCCACCGGACTGCACAATACCTTAGAGCCTGCGGTTTTTGGTGTACCCGTTATCATTGGTCCGAACTATCATGGTTTTCAGGAGGCAGAAGCATTGGTGGCACTAAAGGGTATTTTACCCATTGGCGACAAATGGAGTTTTGGAGAATTGATGAAACGATTGCTCGACAATCCCGAACTTAGGAAAAAAACCGGCGAGATCAATGCCACATATATTACCAAAAACAAGGGGGCAAGCGTCCAAATTATGCAATACATCCGTACATTAATCTAG
- the galE gene encoding UDP-glucose 4-epimerase GalE produces the protein MKILVTGGLGFIGSHTVVELQNEGFEVVIIDDCSNSDVKVLDGISAITGVRPQFERFDLKEKSKVEDFFSRHSNVAGVIHFAASKAVGESVEKPLLYYENNIGTLVYLLKELSQKNTASFIFSSSCTVYGQADQMPITEDAPVKPAESPYGNTKQMGEEIIFDTCKVTSGLQAIALRYFNPMGAHPSVEIGELPVGVPQNLVPFITQTGIGMRDELSVFGDDYPTEDGTCIRDYIYVVDLARAHVLALKRLLEGKNAQNFEVFNVGTGKGSSVLEAIQSFERVSGKKLNYKVVDRRPGDVIEAYADTTKANTVLGWKAEYTLDQAMKSAWDWEQKIRD, from the coding sequence ATGAAAATTCTCGTAACAGGAGGTTTAGGCTTTATCGGATCACACACCGTCGTAGAATTACAGAATGAAGGTTTTGAGGTAGTCATCATCGATGATTGCTCGAATTCCGATGTCAAAGTACTTGATGGGATTTCCGCAATAACGGGCGTGCGACCGCAATTTGAAAGATTCGATTTAAAGGAAAAGTCAAAAGTGGAGGATTTTTTTTCGAGGCATAGTAATGTAGCGGGCGTAATTCATTTCGCGGCATCAAAGGCTGTCGGGGAAAGTGTTGAAAAACCCTTGTTGTACTATGAGAACAATATCGGTACTTTGGTCTACCTGCTCAAGGAGCTAAGCCAAAAGAATACCGCAAGCTTTATTTTTAGTTCTTCCTGTACGGTGTATGGCCAGGCGGATCAAATGCCCATTACGGAAGACGCTCCGGTAAAGCCGGCAGAATCACCCTATGGCAATACAAAGCAGATGGGAGAGGAAATCATCTTCGATACCTGCAAGGTAACTTCAGGCCTTCAGGCCATCGCATTACGATACTTTAACCCAATGGGTGCCCATCCTAGTGTAGAGATTGGGGAATTGCCCGTTGGCGTGCCGCAGAACCTTGTTCCTTTTATCACACAAACAGGAATCGGAATGCGCGATGAACTTTCGGTTTTTGGAGACGATTACCCCACCGAAGACGGTACCTGTATTAGGGATTATATCTATGTTGTCGATTTGGCAAGGGCACATGTATTGGCCTTGAAACGCCTGCTCGAAGGTAAGAATGCCCAAAACTTCGAAGTTTTTAATGTTGGTACCGGTAAGGGCAGCTCGGTTTTAGAAGCGATTCAAAGTTTTGAACGTGTTTCGGGTAAGAAATTAAACTACAAAGTAGTGGATAGGCGTCCAGGTGATGTCATCGAAGCCTATGCTGATACCACTAAGGCAAATACGGTCTTGGGCTGGAAAGCGGAATATACCTTGGATCAAGCCATGAAATCGGCTTGGGATTGGGAGCAAAAAATCAGGGATTAG